In the genome of Desulfovibrio sp., one region contains:
- a CDS encoding IscA/HesB family protein encodes MIQLTDTARKELDTFFADKKKDPIRIYLSAGUGGPRLALALDEPNDQDTTEEQAGYTFCMNKSLLDEVKGVSVDLTYMGFTLIPDVPFASEGDGCSSCSSCGSH; translated from the coding sequence ATGATTCAATTGACCGACACTGCCCGCAAGGAGCTTGATACCTTCTTTGCGGACAAGAAAAAGGATCCGATTCGGATTTACCTCTCGGCTGGTTGAGGCGGCCCGCGCCTCGCTCTGGCTCTGGACGAGCCGAATGACCAGGATACAACCGAGGAACAGGCTGGATACACCTTCTGCATGAACAAGTCTTTGCTTGATGAAGTGAAGGGAGTTTCCGTTGATTTAACTTACATGGGGTTCACGCTCATACCAGACGTGCCCTTTGCTTCAGAAGGCGATGGTTGCAGCAGCTGCTCAAGCTGCGGAAGCCACTAG
- a CDS encoding IscA/HesB family protein, protein MLELTESAQKELAAYFEGKDKSDIRIYLAPGGCSGPRLALALDAATDEDQSDEQGGFTFCINKDLLAQVEGVKIDLTPMGFMVEPNVPLPQSEGGCSGCGGGCGTN, encoded by the coding sequence ATGCTCGAACTTACCGAAAGCGCTCAAAAAGAACTGGCAGCCTACTTTGAAGGCAAGGACAAAAGCGACATCCGCATATACCTTGCCCCCGGCGGTTGCAGCGGCCCGCGCCTTGCGCTGGCCCTCGACGCCGCCACAGATGAGGACCAGAGCGATGAACAGGGCGGCTTCACCTTCTGCATCAACAAGGACCTGCTGGCCCAGGTTGAAGGCGTGAAAATCGACCTCACCCCTATGGGCTTTATGGTGGAGCCCAACGTGCCCCTGCCTCAGAGCGAGGGCGGTTGCTCCGGCTGCGGCGGCGGCTGCGGCACCAACTAG